One Chitinophaga parva DNA segment encodes these proteins:
- a CDS encoding DUF6496 domain-containing protein, protein MARYSKKSGEMVESAMHREKKGTLRSGRSGKKVTNPKQAIAIGLSEAREKGAKVPPPPKRSAAAKKSTSTRSTAKKAAPKKAVAKKAMSTRGTTKKATAKRATTKRSTAKKATAKRSTAKHATTAKRASTRKVTGTAKRSTAKRATAKRSTRKTAAHHG, encoded by the coding sequence ATGGCACGTTATTCAAAAAAATCCGGTGAAATGGTGGAAAGTGCCATGCACCGCGAGAAGAAAGGAACGCTGCGGAGTGGTCGTAGCGGTAAGAAAGTGACAAATCCTAAACAGGCTATTGCCATTGGCTTATCTGAAGCCCGGGAAAAAGGTGCAAAAGTGCCTCCCCCGCCCAAACGCAGCGCTGCCGCTAAAAAATCCACCAGTACCCGCAGCACTGCAAAGAAAGCTGCTCCTAAAAAAGCAGTCGCAAAAAAAGCGATGTCCACGCGCGGTACCACTAAAAAAGCTACGGCCAAACGCGCTACCACAAAACGTAGCACCGCCAAAAAAGCCACTGCCAAACGCAGTACCGCCAAGCACGCCACTACTGCAAAACGCGCCTCCACCCGCAAAGTAACGGGTACGGCTAAACGCAGTACAGCTAAGCGTGCCACTGCCAAGCGCAGCACCCGCAAAACTGCGGCCCATCACGGTTAA